From Enterococcus mundtii, the proteins below share one genomic window:
- a CDS encoding phosphoketolase produces MTNVDKQIEFEQLDAWWRAANYISIAQMYLKDNPLLRRPLTKEDVKTHPIGHWGTIAGQNFVYAHLNRVINKYDLDMFYIEGPGHGGQVMVSNSYIDGSYSEIYPEFTEDEAGLAHLCRVFSYPGGIASHAAPETPGSIHEGGELGYSLAHATGAILDHPDVIAATVIGDGEAETGPLAGGWFSNVFINPVNDGAVLPILNLNGGKISNPTILARKSDEDLRKYFEGMGWKPYFVEGTDPEVVHHILASTLDTVIEEIKEIQKEARQAPAESATMPRWPVIIFRTPKGWTGPKTWENEQIEGTFRAHQVPIPVDSEHMEHVDHLIDWLQSYRPEELFDEQGRINQEIKDLSPKGNRRMSTNPITNGGIDPQPLVMPDWKNYAVDTTTPGAVVAQDMMVFGEQARDVITKNPTNFRIFGPDETKSNRLNKVFEVTDRQWLEPKDASDEWQSSVGRVIDGQLSEHQAEGFLEGYVLTGRHGFFASYESFLRVVDSMLTQHFKWMRKASDQPWRKNYPSLNLIATSTVFQQDHNGYTHQDPGVLTHLAEKKAEFIREYLPADANSLMAVMDRALQEEQVINLIISSKHPRPQFYSATEAEELANEGLKIIDWASTVSANEEPDLVIAAAGTEPNLEALAAVSLLNQAFPQLKIRFINVVDILKLRHPSVDPRGLSDEVFDTFFTKDKPILFAFHGYEGMIRDIFFLRHNHQLMVHGYRENGDITTPFDMRVFSELDRFHLAQHAAVTVYGEEASTFSEEMTQQLKEHREYIRKEGHDLPVVENWKWSELTR; encoded by the coding sequence ATGACAAACGTAGACAAACAAATAGAATTTGAACAATTAGATGCTTGGTGGCGGGCTGCAAATTATATTTCTATTGCTCAAATGTATTTAAAAGATAATCCATTATTACGCCGTCCATTAACTAAGGAAGATGTAAAGACACATCCTATTGGGCATTGGGGAACAATAGCTGGGCAAAATTTTGTGTATGCACATTTAAATCGTGTCATCAATAAATACGATTTGGATATGTTTTACATAGAGGGTCCCGGTCATGGTGGACAAGTGATGGTATCTAATTCTTATATTGATGGTAGTTACAGTGAAATCTACCCAGAATTTACAGAAGATGAAGCCGGATTGGCTCATCTATGTCGGGTATTTTCTTATCCTGGCGGAATTGCATCCCATGCCGCGCCGGAAACACCAGGATCGATCCATGAAGGTGGAGAACTTGGTTATTCCCTTGCTCATGCGACAGGTGCAATCCTTGATCATCCCGATGTGATAGCGGCGACAGTCATAGGCGATGGCGAAGCAGAAACAGGACCATTAGCTGGCGGTTGGTTTTCAAATGTCTTTATCAATCCGGTCAATGACGGTGCGGTGTTACCGATTTTGAATTTGAATGGCGGGAAAATTTCAAATCCGACCATCCTTGCCCGCAAGAGTGATGAGGATCTTCGAAAGTATTTCGAAGGAATGGGCTGGAAACCTTATTTTGTTGAAGGGACAGATCCCGAAGTTGTTCATCACATCCTAGCATCAACGCTAGATACAGTGATCGAGGAAATCAAAGAAATCCAAAAAGAAGCAAGACAAGCACCTGCGGAATCAGCCACGATGCCAAGATGGCCCGTCATTATTTTTCGGACGCCAAAAGGTTGGACAGGACCAAAGACGTGGGAAAATGAACAAATTGAAGGAACGTTTCGTGCGCATCAGGTACCGATTCCAGTCGATTCTGAGCATATGGAACACGTCGATCATTTGATTGATTGGTTACAGTCTTATCGCCCGGAAGAGTTATTTGATGAACAAGGAAGAATCAACCAAGAAATCAAAGATCTCTCTCCGAAAGGCAATCGCCGGATGTCGACAAACCCAATCACAAATGGCGGAATCGATCCCCAACCGTTAGTCATGCCTGATTGGAAAAACTATGCCGTAGATACTACAACACCAGGAGCTGTCGTTGCACAAGATATGATGGTCTTTGGGGAACAAGCGAGAGATGTAATCACGAAGAATCCAACCAATTTTCGGATCTTTGGTCCGGATGAAACAAAATCCAATCGCTTGAATAAAGTATTTGAAGTGACTGATCGACAATGGTTGGAACCTAAAGATGCTTCAGATGAGTGGCAGTCTTCTGTGGGAAGAGTTATTGATGGTCAATTGTCGGAACATCAAGCAGAAGGATTTTTAGAAGGCTATGTTTTGACAGGTCGGCACGGATTCTTTGCTAGTTACGAATCCTTTTTACGTGTCGTTGACTCGATGTTGACGCAACACTTCAAGTGGATGCGTAAAGCCAGTGATCAGCCTTGGCGGAAAAACTATCCTTCATTGAACTTGATTGCAACATCCACTGTTTTTCAACAAGATCACAATGGTTATACCCACCAAGACCCTGGTGTGTTGACCCATTTAGCAGAGAAAAAAGCAGAGTTTATTCGCGAGTACTTGCCTGCAGATGCGAATAGTCTGATGGCTGTGATGGATCGTGCGCTGCAAGAAGAGCAAGTCATCAACTTGATTATTTCAAGTAAACATCCACGTCCGCAATTTTATTCTGCAACAGAAGCAGAAGAACTAGCTAATGAGGGGTTGAAAATCATCGATTGGGCTAGTACGGTTTCTGCGAATGAAGAGCCAGATCTAGTGATCGCAGCAGCAGGTACAGAACCAAACCTTGAAGCACTTGCCGCAGTCTCACTATTGAATCAAGCATTTCCACAACTAAAAATCCGCTTTATCAATGTGGTTGATATCTTGAAGTTAAGACACCCATCTGTTGATCCGAGAGGGCTAAGTGATGAAGTGTTTGACACGTTCTTTACGAAAGACAAACCAATTCTGTTTGCTTTCCATGGCTATGAAGGCATGATCCGGGATATTTTCTTCTTACGACACAATCACCAATTGATGGTCCATGGCTATCGAGAAAATGGTGATATCACCACGCCGTTTGATATGCGCGTCTTTAGTGAACTGGATCGCTTCCACTTAGCGCAACATGCAGCGGTGACTGTCTATGGTGAAGAAGCTTCGACTTTTTCTGAAGAAATGACCCAACAGTTGAAAGAACATCGAGAGTATATTCGGAAAGAAGGTCATGATCTGCCAGTAGTGGAAAACTGGAAATGGTCAGAGTTGACTCGGTGA
- a CDS encoding lectin-like domain-containing protein, giving the protein MEMLNNKKTNSWFFCMLSFIFIAFLVGGVCSISYADEDQSQQTKPFAQNEHLAFYLEETDKDVKFHVDKSLPESLQFMMTILDSKEAKVPLFLNEDSVSENQWLTEEQVTSLSFTKPMQPIRLFIHYQRNDGVVRELTPPEGQLVQMTPQQANAQSTVSESELTDKMNSSSSTVEENRESGESPEKDETQQSSGESKVAEEQDTSSSDYQPPMARAAQAFATGTGSQYVPPGAIPISGAFAAPNGGAVVSNVTNTNDNGGKPFSQISLSGSNNWTSIWSNDAYRLDFTKSFSQRVYVNFGTQQADGVAFVMHNDARKTTAITNSRAVGVDGQNLGVYGATGGYYELLAQRTPETTAIRNSFAVEFDLFANEAVTGRARYDAQIPAGSTPHMAYTFPGNLSRTYQPINAVNGDLGANDWFTLTLANPGRIKHNSLIPLNGAVSTNVQDGTWYEFNYSFNSATRNFTYSFRNPVNGAKTADTTIPWGDLNSELQLATNNNRAYWGFTAANGSVSGQVRFAFTQPPIPIGATVTSNVLDNANTSVTVPSTDTSKSKYLMSEQPAKIQSTIKVNTGEAALNTTRWTTVLDAKAINLATNATVTPTITKTTAAGVTSTIAPANLSTVVTNNATTGVITVVTTIANNAINLNPGDSATLSYLAPTRTLSADALTSYGSSVLANPVGTTPNDTTNVTYYGDTVYYWVRKTDQFTALSWENVNMVINFSETLDISANRDPGYQKTFYWKDLDVGDRLSFKVRKGTTYLTDVPFSDVTTTGATSFNANTQLVIPTKYFDYGENKFVIEVYSSGKLTKPEEPAASLNLTVAYTGELRLEQAPSTFKWTNRKVRQSKGILDRDAGNSLELKVWDSRDPRTTRNWSVGLSITSGTNAPFSFVWKTSPTSAVQNLGNSPIKVFDSASVTPTGYLYTLNMSENAGVLLNSSKLLPVGDYSGRAKANWKLYDTATIE; this is encoded by the coding sequence ATGGAGATGCTAAATAACAAAAAAACGAACTCGTGGTTTTTTTGTATGTTATCGTTTATTTTTATCGCTTTTTTAGTTGGAGGCGTTTGCTCTATTTCTTATGCCGATGAAGATCAAAGCCAACAAACAAAGCCATTTGCCCAAAATGAGCACCTTGCCTTTTATCTTGAAGAAACAGATAAAGATGTCAAATTCCACGTAGATAAAAGCTTACCAGAGTCTTTGCAATTCATGATGACTATACTGGACTCGAAGGAAGCGAAAGTCCCTCTTTTCTTAAATGAAGACTCAGTGTCTGAGAACCAGTGGCTAACAGAAGAGCAAGTCACGTCCTTGTCCTTTACCAAACCAATGCAACCCATTCGACTGTTTATTCACTATCAGAGGAATGATGGGGTGGTGAGGGAGCTTACGCCACCAGAAGGACAGTTAGTTCAGATGACTCCGCAACAAGCGAATGCTCAATCAACTGTTTCAGAAAGTGAACTGACCGACAAAATGAATAGCAGTAGCAGTACTGTGGAAGAAAATAGAGAGTCTGGAGAGAGTCCAGAGAAGGATGAGACACAGCAATCATCCGGTGAATCAAAAGTAGCGGAAGAACAGGACACGTCCTCTTCTGACTACCAACCACCCATGGCACGAGCAGCCCAAGCTTTTGCAACAGGGACAGGATCTCAATATGTACCGCCGGGAGCTATCCCTATCAGTGGCGCATTTGCCGCACCAAATGGTGGGGCTGTGGTGTCAAATGTCACGAATACAAATGACAATGGAGGAAAACCATTTTCACAAATTTCTCTTTCAGGTAGTAATAACTGGACGTCGATTTGGTCAAATGACGCATATCGCTTAGATTTCACGAAATCATTTTCACAACGTGTCTATGTCAATTTCGGCACACAACAAGCAGATGGCGTGGCGTTTGTCATGCATAACGATGCAAGAAAAACAACTGCCATTACGAACTCACGGGCGGTAGGTGTCGACGGTCAAAACTTGGGAGTCTACGGAGCGACTGGCGGCTACTATGAGTTATTGGCTCAGAGAACACCAGAAACGACAGCTATTCGTAATTCATTTGCGGTTGAATTTGATCTATTTGCCAATGAAGCAGTAACTGGTAGAGCACGCTATGACGCTCAGATTCCTGCTGGAAGTACGCCACATATGGCGTATACTTTTCCGGGTAACCTAAGCCGAACGTATCAACCAATCAATGCAGTGAATGGTGATTTAGGAGCAAATGATTGGTTCACTTTGACCCTCGCTAATCCCGGACGGATCAAACACAACAGCTTGATCCCACTTAATGGAGCTGTCAGTACCAATGTCCAAGATGGAACATGGTACGAGTTCAATTATAGCTTTAATAGCGCCACACGGAACTTTACCTATTCATTTAGGAATCCTGTCAATGGGGCAAAAACTGCTGACACAACGATACCTTGGGGGGATTTGAACTCGGAATTGCAATTAGCGACCAACAACAATCGAGCCTACTGGGGATTTACAGCGGCCAACGGTAGCGTATCAGGACAAGTTCGTTTTGCTTTTACTCAGCCACCGATACCGATAGGCGCGACAGTGACGAGTAATGTATTGGACAACGCCAATACATCGGTGACTGTTCCAAGTACAGATACAAGTAAAAGTAAATATTTGATGAGCGAGCAGCCTGCTAAGATCCAATCAACGATCAAGGTAAATACAGGTGAAGCAGCCTTGAATACTACGAGGTGGACGACGGTGCTTGATGCGAAAGCAATCAATTTGGCAACAAATGCGACAGTCACACCGACGATCACGAAAACGACTGCCGCAGGGGTGACGTCAACGATTGCCCCAGCAAATTTATCAACAGTCGTGACAAATAACGCGACGACTGGCGTGATCACAGTGGTCACGACGATAGCCAATAACGCAATCAATCTCAATCCAGGAGATTCAGCGACACTGAGTTATTTAGCACCAACAAGAACATTGTCAGCCGATGCACTAACTAGTTACGGAAGTTCAGTCTTGGCAAATCCAGTGGGAACGACGCCAAATGATACAACAAACGTCACCTACTATGGTGATACCGTGTATTATTGGGTTCGAAAAACGGATCAATTTACTGCTTTGTCATGGGAAAATGTCAATATGGTGATCAATTTTAGTGAGACGCTTGATATCTCTGCGAATCGCGATCCTGGGTACCAAAAAACATTCTATTGGAAAGATTTAGATGTCGGCGATCGATTGAGTTTCAAAGTGAGAAAGGGAACGACTTATCTGACCGATGTTCCATTCTCTGATGTCACGACAACAGGGGCAACAAGTTTTAATGCAAATACACAATTAGTGATCCCTACAAAATATTTTGATTATGGTGAAAATAAATTTGTCATCGAAGTGTACTCTTCTGGGAAATTGACGAAACCCGAAGAACCGGCAGCGTCATTGAATCTGACGGTCGCCTACACTGGAGAATTAAGACTTGAACAGGCACCGAGTACATTCAAATGGACGAATCGAAAGGTTCGTCAAAGTAAAGGGATCTTGGATCGTGATGCGGGCAATAGCTTAGAATTAAAGGTATGGGATTCGAGAGATCCACGAACAACAAGAAATTGGTCGGTTGGTCTTTCGATCACGAGTGGAACGAACGCACCTTTTTCTTTCGTCTGGAAAACAAGTCCTACGAGTGCCGTTCAAAATTTGGGTAATTCACCAATCAAAGTGTTTGATTCTGCGAGTGTGACACCGACAGGTTATCTTTATACGCTGAATATGAGTGAAAATGCCGGTGTTTTGTTGAATAGCTCGAAACTCTTGCCTGTGGGTGATTATAGCGGACGAGCGAAAGCCAATTGGAAGCTATATGACACAGCTACGATCGAATAA
- a CDS encoding LPXTG cell wall anchor domain-containing protein yields the protein MKRITTNLLFLLSVVLFTGFVRVAPAFADEVIASDQQEIQFELYEKDEVAPTDKGESGTSKPQAEGMLPQTGSLLYGTSAFLGTLLIGFVGLMYLARRQKR from the coding sequence ATGAAGCGAATAACTACCAATCTTTTGTTCCTGCTTAGTGTTGTTTTGTTCACTGGCTTTGTGCGAGTCGCTCCTGCGTTTGCCGACGAGGTGATTGCTTCCGATCAGCAAGAAATCCAGTTTGAATTATATGAAAAAGACGAAGTTGCTCCCACAGATAAGGGTGAAAGTGGAACGAGCAAACCGCAAGCGGAGGGGATGCTTCCGCAAACGGGTAGTTTGTTGTATGGAACGTCTGCATTTCTCGGTACATTGCTGATTGGATTTGTCGGACTGATGTATCTTGCAAGGAGGCAGAAGCGATGA
- a CDS encoding DUF916 and DUF3324 domain-containing protein — protein sequence MRKIILAICFMFTFCFPLVTEAETESEVGFHIKAIIPENQANKKLTYFDLQLEPGQKQTIKFLIENTSNGESTYQVAVNQAYTNDQGFIDYTQPMDEPDIPDEFQIDNIAKVPESITLAGGKSQEVSVDLTMPEKEFDGQILAAIHVMKVGQAEQEGQIVNNYGYVLGLKLTNNTNEVQRKVELAGVEPAISFGKTSVVATLKNPTMDAIGHLKYVAEVKDATEEVIKEVSYDKEMQMAPLSTYRFAIDWDNERLEAGDYSLHLTISDAKDNEWVFDRKFTISESDAKEVNKVAISEVNQQSIPTWVYVVVGVLLGVIILLIIYFLFIRKKKKEE from the coding sequence ATGCGGAAAATAATTTTAGCCATTTGTTTCATGTTTACTTTTTGCTTCCCCTTAGTCACCGAGGCAGAGACTGAGAGTGAAGTGGGCTTTCATATCAAAGCAATTATTCCAGAAAATCAAGCCAATAAAAAATTAACTTATTTTGATTTACAACTAGAACCTGGTCAAAAACAAACGATCAAGTTCCTGATAGAAAATACATCGAATGGAGAGTCAACTTATCAGGTTGCAGTCAACCAAGCCTATACGAATGATCAAGGATTTATTGATTATACGCAACCAATGGATGAACCAGATATACCGGACGAATTTCAAATCGACAACATTGCGAAAGTTCCAGAAAGCATCACTTTAGCTGGTGGAAAGTCGCAAGAAGTTAGCGTTGACCTTACAATGCCAGAAAAAGAATTTGATGGACAAATCTTGGCAGCCATCCATGTCATGAAAGTAGGTCAAGCGGAACAAGAGGGACAAATCGTTAATAATTATGGCTATGTCTTAGGATTGAAATTAACGAATAACACGAATGAAGTGCAAAGAAAGGTGGAATTGGCAGGCGTCGAACCAGCCATTTCATTTGGGAAAACAAGTGTGGTAGCAACCTTGAAGAATCCAACGATGGATGCGATCGGTCATTTGAAATATGTAGCTGAGGTGAAAGATGCCACAGAGGAAGTCATAAAAGAAGTATCCTATGATAAAGAGATGCAAATGGCGCCCTTGTCGACGTATCGATTTGCGATCGATTGGGACAATGAGCGACTGGAAGCGGGAGATTATTCCTTGCATTTGACAATCTCAGATGCAAAAGACAACGAGTGGGTATTCGATCGCAAATTTACCATCAGTGAGAGTGATGCGAAAGAAGTGAATAAGGTAGCAATCTCTGAAGTAAATCAACAGTCGATCCCGACGTGGGTCTATGTAGTTGTGGGTGTCTTACTTGGGGTTATCATTCTATTGATCATTTATTTTCTATTCATACGTAAGAAGAAAAAAGAAGAGTAA
- a CDS encoding helix-turn-helix domain-containing protein: MENLPITLQLDNQFKRQYQILNLVHKNKTNQLTINDLALDLEKSKPTLKKDIEEINQALNEQCVSLKIDHKGLLSFQYKKVMTIDSMITLLAKRTITYQIMDLLLHNVTYSTDELADALMVSRSTIFKTIRHMNNILKEFSVTITTGPLTLSGREEDIRFCFFAFYSSFGDSTIIDSDSEIDAQYLVDEGHKRDHAFLHFSHFRAALWLSIAKARWKCKKLCNLNRSIKVLIKSSKGFSSLEPLLQDYYLSRSNETLSLNETMWLYLVSLHCISYTRQSNLDDGRSYAFYREENPTVIEVIQRFLATVFPEHMIKNGTLEKMEAYLVNARLLSKMSHTYELHSPTMVTQMKARYSEIYQVWLEKLTLLKNNPLFGFVHIDYLAAALTTFHASLLMRQSYRPLRILFTIQGPPSLDDYILNEIETLFMQRSTIEFQIEHAVTKESIETYQADLVVCNYDLHLIDEQTCQIHRISNVPTIADWRLLMETITYLSLPAYLENK, translated from the coding sequence ATGGAAAATTTACCCATCACCTTACAACTTGATAATCAGTTTAAACGACAATATCAAATTTTAAATTTAGTACATAAAAATAAAACCAACCAGTTAACAATCAATGATCTTGCTCTTGACTTAGAGAAGTCAAAGCCTACACTCAAAAAAGACATTGAAGAAATCAATCAAGCGTTGAATGAGCAGTGTGTTTCACTAAAGATTGATCATAAAGGACTATTATCATTCCAATACAAAAAAGTAATGACGATCGATTCGATGATCACCTTATTAGCAAAAAGGACCATCACTTACCAAATCATGGATCTATTACTTCATAATGTGACCTACTCAACCGATGAATTAGCCGATGCCTTGATGGTCTCTAGAAGTACAATTTTTAAAACGATTCGTCATATGAATAATATCTTGAAGGAATTCAGCGTGACGATCACTACTGGACCATTGACTTTGTCAGGTAGAGAGGAAGATATTCGTTTTTGCTTTTTTGCCTTTTACTCAAGTTTTGGCGATAGTACGATCATTGATTCAGATAGTGAGATCGATGCTCAGTATTTAGTTGACGAAGGTCATAAAAGAGATCACGCCTTTTTACATTTTAGCCATTTTCGTGCCGCTTTATGGCTGTCGATTGCAAAAGCGCGGTGGAAGTGTAAAAAACTTTGCAACTTGAATCGAAGTATCAAAGTGTTGATCAAAAGTAGTAAAGGCTTCTCTTCACTTGAGCCATTATTACAGGATTACTATCTTTCACGCTCAAATGAAACGCTCTCATTAAATGAAACGATGTGGTTATATTTAGTCTCACTTCATTGTATTTCCTACACACGTCAAAGTAATTTAGATGATGGACGCTCCTATGCATTTTATCGAGAAGAAAACCCTACTGTCATCGAAGTGATCCAACGTTTTCTAGCGACTGTTTTCCCAGAACACATGATCAAAAACGGGACACTAGAAAAAATGGAAGCCTACTTAGTCAATGCGCGTTTACTTTCTAAAATGAGCCATACTTACGAATTACATTCACCAACTATGGTTACTCAAATGAAAGCACGTTATTCTGAGATCTACCAAGTATGGCTTGAAAAATTGACGCTTCTAAAAAATAATCCATTGTTTGGTTTTGTTCATATCGATTATCTCGCAGCTGCGTTGACAACGTTTCATGCTTCGCTTTTGATGAGACAGTCGTATCGTCCTTTACGTATTTTGTTTACGATCCAAGGACCGCCATCTTTAGATGATTATATCCTGAATGAAATTGAGACACTCTTTATGCAACGTTCAACGATCGAATTTCAAATTGAACATGCTGTCACAAAAGAATCGATCGAAACCTACCAAGCTGATCTAGTAGTTTGTAATTATGATCTTCATTTGATCGATGAACAGACTTGCCAAATTCATCGCATCTCCAATGTTCCGACGATTGCGGACTGGCGTCTTTTAATGGAGACGATCACTTATTTGTCTTTGCCTGCTTATTTAGAAAATAAATAG
- a CDS encoding zinc-dependent alcohol dehydrogenase family protein, with the protein MKNHCLIYREFGLPQEVVQLEEQPLTLRQGEVLVKMLMAPINPSDLIPIHGAYAHRISLPQIAGYEGVGEVIQVTDPQDEQMIGQYVLPLRVAGTWQTYHIVSKKDLIIVPSSIDRLTAAQMYINPVTAWLICTKELDLNKGDHVLLNAGNSSISRIFIQLSKILSFKVIVIVRHEKYKEELTELGADLVVVWDEETTLTQILAHTNAKGVRAAVDQVGGESGEILARAVQPYGKFIAIGLLSGQQVDWSFLHTLPIQAKVYHLRHWADSVSNEEWQKVFQQLFRLVEEGQLNLLTTAPVYPISDYRQALEEAEKKKKKIFLNFDSVSDR; encoded by the coding sequence ATGAAAAATCACTGTCTGATTTACCGAGAGTTTGGTTTACCGCAAGAGGTTGTGCAACTAGAAGAGCAGCCACTCACTTTAAGACAAGGAGAAGTCTTGGTCAAAATGCTGATGGCGCCAATCAATCCTTCTGATTTGATACCAATCCATGGGGCTTATGCGCACCGTATTAGCTTGCCACAAATCGCTGGATATGAAGGTGTCGGGGAAGTAATCCAAGTCACTGATCCTCAGGATGAGCAAATGATAGGACAATACGTCTTACCACTACGAGTAGCAGGAACTTGGCAAACCTATCACATAGTATCAAAGAAAGACCTCATTATTGTCCCGTCTTCGATCGATCGACTGACAGCTGCTCAAATGTACATCAATCCTGTAACTGCTTGGTTGATCTGTACAAAAGAATTGGACCTGAATAAAGGAGATCATGTTTTGCTTAATGCAGGAAATTCCTCCATTAGCAGAATTTTTATCCAATTGAGTAAAATTTTATCATTTAAAGTCATTGTAATTGTTCGACACGAAAAATATAAAGAAGAGTTAACCGAACTAGGAGCAGATTTGGTCGTTGTTTGGGATGAAGAAACAACATTGACTCAAATTTTGGCACATACAAATGCCAAAGGGGTCCGCGCAGCCGTTGATCAAGTTGGAGGGGAAAGTGGTGAGATCCTTGCACGAGCGGTCCAACCTTATGGGAAGTTCATTGCGATCGGGTTGCTATCTGGTCAACAAGTTGATTGGTCATTTCTCCATACGTTGCCGATCCAAGCCAAAGTCTATCATCTAAGGCACTGGGCTGACTCGGTTTCAAATGAAGAATGGCAGAAAGTATTTCAACAATTATTCCGTTTGGTTGAGGAGGGACAATTGAATCTACTAACCACAGCTCCTGTATATCCAATCTCTGACTATCGTCAGGCTTTAGAGGAGGCAGAAAAGAAAAAAAAGAAAATATTTTTAAATTTTGATAGTGTATCAGATAGATGA
- a CDS encoding WxL domain-containing protein, translating into MKPKIKWLLLFILLMMLAFPSKIRASSVGEEKKSAVNVQIIEPAIYLKKVIPPTFDRYPVPETDIEVPAKQDLVIEVVDNRSGTNGWKLDYSLSAFKNQQEYAAKLSMKDGQLTTEQTTVYQVNDIENISYGETQELVKVSQGTKQNFRLIFPKESIKLSVPANSPSGTYKAIQTVNLVNVVADVD; encoded by the coding sequence ATGAAGCCTAAAATCAAATGGTTGCTACTATTTATCTTGCTAATGATGTTAGCTTTCCCTTCTAAGATCCGAGCATCTTCTGTGGGTGAAGAGAAAAAATCAGCAGTGAATGTCCAAATCATCGAACCTGCTATTTATTTAAAGAAAGTGATACCACCGACTTTTGATCGCTACCCAGTCCCTGAAACGGACATTGAAGTACCAGCAAAGCAAGATCTAGTGATCGAAGTGGTTGACAATCGTTCTGGAACGAATGGGTGGAAACTCGATTATTCCTTATCTGCTTTTAAAAATCAGCAGGAATATGCAGCAAAACTTTCTATGAAAGATGGACAGTTGACGACAGAACAAACAACCGTCTATCAAGTCAATGATATAGAAAATATCAGTTATGGCGAAACGCAAGAACTCGTCAAAGTCAGTCAAGGAACAAAACAAAACTTTCGATTGATCTTCCCGAAAGAAAGTATTAAGTTGAGTGTTCCTGCTAATAGTCCAAGTGGTACCTATAAAGCGATACAGACGGTCAACCTCGTAAATGTGGTTGCCGATGTAGATTAA